Proteins co-encoded in one Waddlia chondrophila WSU 86-1044 genomic window:
- a CDS encoding cbb3-type cytochrome c oxidase subunit I, producing the protein MFGNLTLEAFQHDFVQNMAVLGGVVNGILLIALITYLKRWKWLWNEWITTVDHKKIGMMYIVVVLIMFLKGFADAMMMRIQQATATGAANPFLTSEHFQEVFSAHGATMIFFVAMGFMFGIMNLIIPLQIGARDLAFPFLNAVSFWLFAAGGMLILISLGIGHFSVSGWLAYPPLSEVAYSPNEGVDYWAWSVQISGIGSTFSGINFLVTILKMRCPGMTLMKMPIFVWSSLCAMVLVIFAFPILTATVGLLMLDRYLGMHFFTASGGGNPMLYFNLIWAWGHPEVYILILPAFGIFSEVVPTFSEKRLFGYTSMVWAMVLIAFLSFLVWLHHFFTMGASPSVNTFFSVMTMLVAIPTGVKIFNWLFTKYRGKVHFTSPMLWFFSFVLNFSIAGMTGILLAAPPVDFQVHNSLFLIAHFHGMVIGGVLFGFFAGFTYWFPKYTGFFISERLNRWAFFCWFAGFLLAFMPLYMLGFMGATRRLDHYDPSTGWQPLFVIAAMGGVIIFIGALIQFVGLFWSIYKRKDNMDTTGGNPWNGRTLEWATHSPPPIYNFAVIPTINQRDPLWAEKPATEEKPEYEDIHLPANTPISFYIGALSMVLGFAMTWQIYWLGVLSFAGILGLIIARLSSKDEHFTISAEEVKKIEESYSKRQQIA; encoded by the coding sequence ATGTTTGGAAATCTCACTCTAGAAGCGTTTCAGCACGACTTTGTCCAGAATATGGCGGTACTAGGCGGTGTTGTGAACGGCATTTTACTGATTGCGCTAATCACATACCTCAAACGTTGGAAGTGGCTATGGAACGAATGGATCACAACTGTCGATCACAAGAAGATCGGCATGATGTACATTGTTGTCGTTCTGATCATGTTTTTAAAAGGATTTGCTGATGCGATGATGATGCGGATTCAACAGGCGACGGCAACAGGAGCTGCAAACCCCTTTCTGACTTCCGAGCATTTTCAGGAAGTGTTTTCCGCCCACGGCGCAACAATGATCTTTTTTGTCGCTATGGGGTTTATGTTCGGAATCATGAACCTGATCATTCCTCTACAAATCGGCGCACGCGACTTAGCCTTTCCCTTTTTAAACGCCGTGAGCTTTTGGTTATTCGCTGCAGGAGGAATGCTCATTCTGATCTCTTTGGGAATTGGCCATTTTTCAGTGTCCGGCTGGCTTGCCTATCCCCCTCTTTCTGAAGTTGCATATAGTCCAAATGAAGGGGTGGACTACTGGGCCTGGTCGGTACAGATTTCAGGGATAGGATCGACCTTTTCAGGGATTAACTTTCTCGTTACGATCTTAAAGATGCGCTGCCCCGGGATGACACTGATGAAAATGCCCATTTTTGTTTGGAGCAGCTTATGTGCCATGGTCCTTGTGATCTTCGCGTTTCCCATCCTGACAGCAACAGTCGGATTATTGATGCTGGACCGCTATTTAGGGATGCATTTCTTCACCGCCAGCGGCGGGGGAAATCCTATGCTCTATTTTAATCTCATTTGGGCTTGGGGGCACCCGGAAGTCTATATCCTGATTCTCCCTGCGTTTGGAATTTTCTCCGAGGTGGTTCCCACCTTCTCTGAAAAACGCCTTTTTGGCTATACCTCAATGGTGTGGGCAATGGTCCTCATTGCTTTTTTGTCATTTCTCGTCTGGCTCCACCACTTCTTTACAATGGGAGCAAGTCCAAGCGTTAATACCTTCTTTAGCGTGATGACGATGCTAGTGGCCATTCCTACAGGAGTGAAAATTTTCAACTGGCTTTTCACCAAATATCGGGGAAAAGTGCACTTCACCTCGCCAATGCTTTGGTTTTTCTCCTTTGTTCTTAACTTCAGCATCGCAGGAATGACAGGAATTTTACTGGCCGCTCCACCTGTGGACTTTCAAGTACACAACAGCCTTTTTCTGATCGCCCACTTTCACGGCATGGTGATCGGCGGCGTGCTCTTCGGATTTTTTGCCGGCTTCACCTACTGGTTTCCAAAATACACAGGATTTTTTATTAGCGAACGACTCAATAGATGGGCCTTTTTCTGCTGGTTCGCCGGCTTCCTTTTAGCGTTTATGCCTCTGTACATGCTCGGCTTTATGGGAGCGACTAGACGTCTGGATCACTACGATCCCTCTACCGGATGGCAGCCGTTATTCGTCATTGCTGCTATGGGAGGGGTGATTATTTTCATCGGTGCTCTGATCCAATTCGTTGGGCTATTCTGGAGCATCTACAAGCGGAAAGACAACATGGATACCACTGGAGGAAACCCTTGGAACGGCAGAACTCTGGAGTGGGCAACCCACTCTCCTCCCCCTATCTATAACTTTGCCGTCATTCCAACGATCAACCAGCGGGATCCGTTATGGGCTGAAAAGCCGGCAACAGAAGAGAAGCCGGAGTACGAAGATATCCATCTTCCCGCCAACACTCCTATCAGCTTCTACATAGGAGCATTAAGCATGGTGCTGGGATTTGCCATGACTTGGCAGATCTACTGGCTGGGAGTCTTGAGCTTCGCAGGTATCCTCGGACTGATCATTGCCCGGCTGTCCAGCAAAGACGAGCATTTTACGATCTCAGCCGAAGAAGTGAAAAAAATCGAAGAATCTTACAGTAAAAGGCAGCAAATCGCATGA
- a CDS encoding COX aromatic rich motif-containing protein, with protein sequence MKETTRPIFNKLIFSGIILIIILLMQPLEVYILLKDIVVLFPKGWIGLEQRNLLLLIQALMLLFIIPIYIMTFIFSWWYRADNDQSEYDPDLIDHKVAEIVWWGLPLIMTVLICIITAYKTYELDPYKPIASDKKAIEIEAVALQWRWLFIYPEEKIATVNYIQFPKETPIHFKITADAPMNAFWIPRLGGMIYAMPGMTTELNLIADEAGEFRGSSANISGKGFADMTFVAKASTQEEYEEWVASVKKSDQPMNIPVYRELAKPSEDTSVKLYQLEENHLFHEIVMKFMKPQSKI encoded by the coding sequence ATGAAAGAAACCACGCGGCCCATCTTCAACAAGCTCATCTTTTCCGGCATCATCCTCATCATCATCCTCTTAATGCAGCCTTTAGAAGTGTACATCTTACTAAAGGACATCGTTGTTCTATTTCCCAAGGGATGGATTGGGTTGGAACAGAGGAATCTACTCCTTCTGATCCAGGCATTGATGCTTCTTTTCATCATTCCCATCTACATCATGACCTTCATCTTTTCATGGTGGTACCGAGCAGATAATGATCAATCGGAATATGATCCCGACCTCATTGACCACAAAGTCGCAGAAATTGTTTGGTGGGGACTTCCTCTGATCATGACAGTGTTGATTTGCATCATCACCGCTTATAAAACATACGAACTAGACCCCTATAAACCTATTGCTTCGGATAAAAAAGCGATAGAGATCGAAGCTGTCGCCCTCCAGTGGAGATGGCTGTTTATCTATCCGGAAGAAAAGATCGCCACTGTCAATTATATCCAGTTTCCAAAAGAGACTCCCATCCATTTCAAAATCACAGCCGATGCTCCGATGAACGCGTTTTGGATTCCTCGTCTTGGAGGGATGATCTATGCCATGCCAGGCATGACGACCGAACTCAATCTAATCGCTGACGAAGCGGGCGAGTTTAGAGGATCGTCGGCAAATATCAGCGGCAAAGGCTTTGCCGATATGACATTTGTAGCTAAAGCCTCCACACAAGAAGAGTACGAGGAATGGGTTGCTTCTGTAAAAAAGTCGGACCAACCTATGAATATCCCCGTTTACCGAGAGCTGGCAAAACCTTCGGAAGACACTTCCGTCAAGTTGTATCAACTGGAGGAAAATCATCTTTTCCATGAAATTGTTATGAAATTTATGAAACCTCAATCAAAGATTTAA
- a CDS encoding RhoGEF domain-containing protein: MSISGDSHLQMSVSENGQPQKMGTATRVGELETGESGKTFASYSVKMQMPDGTERSYKVRVGFNDAKLREHVQKAGSDRADLASVVDKIVDSMDAASIAKLSGYQITAKLDDPEHTKVKLKGGEQRTLGELAGSEDPDLAALGSSASKVVKAFEQSNIGQLIKSSSEKSPPKPLPKPPEKKTENLTTKVRFEEMDPSGQNIEDLGPISTLPEEKGSKTPLRVSFEEIDSDPSSTSMHLLSRDSPTQTQPSRRKSSIGELRKTLTSGSTEQAQKAAETMVRIENLKGMLVRFDGTVSANPNQLELASKTKLDSKQYREIVEAIMELESHNVTEISWTAEVPKAKAEPDSDKTEKENIKVTRSTKEILQKVITKKNGRKAIAKNTSLFNSFRNDTLDSVKKYSPEIAMALEKMPITSEKQKKAFLQSAVKARELAANYDSVVRNFEIKEEDKSKPDTSSVSISTTPPSALQTKNILKEIFATEVSYVKGLYSLTEKTWGVDGKAMNIFERMEHEGLISSYESSILQAHLDTCLEQSMLTLCELSGIPYPKNSDLQSTLKSAEEAFKRLPPEDQLKNCIHAFRKERQKEIISEISCMAIKHKQVIQIMENTLKKKEAQPLMGDFTQRPTNMGKDIGAFLITPIQRGPRYQLFMKELVKHSPEGSEALKLLQGELSAIEESIGRLNSYIPK; this comes from the coding sequence ATGTCAATAAGTGGCGATTCTCACCTTCAAATGTCTGTTTCCGAGAATGGCCAACCGCAAAAAATGGGAACAGCTACACGTGTCGGCGAGTTGGAAACTGGAGAATCCGGAAAGACATTTGCTTCTTATAGTGTCAAAATGCAGATGCCTGACGGCACTGAAAGAAGCTATAAAGTTCGTGTAGGCTTCAACGACGCTAAACTCAGAGAACATGTCCAAAAAGCAGGTTCAGACCGAGCTGATCTTGCAAGTGTTGTCGATAAGATTGTCGATAGCATGGATGCTGCGTCTATCGCAAAATTATCGGGATACCAAATAACCGCTAAATTGGATGATCCGGAGCACACAAAAGTAAAACTAAAAGGCGGCGAACAAAGAACCCTTGGAGAATTAGCAGGCAGTGAGGATCCAGATTTAGCCGCTCTTGGATCAAGTGCATCAAAGGTGGTCAAAGCCTTTGAACAGTCGAATATCGGTCAATTAATCAAAAGTTCATCTGAAAAATCTCCGCCAAAGCCTCTGCCTAAACCGCCAGAAAAAAAAACCGAAAACCTCACTACTAAAGTTCGCTTTGAGGAAATGGATCCTTCCGGCCAAAACATTGAAGACCTTGGGCCTATCTCTACGTTGCCGGAAGAAAAAGGGTCCAAAACCCCTCTTAGAGTTAGCTTCGAGGAAATAGACTCTGATCCTAGCTCTACATCAATGCATTTACTTTCTAGGGATTCGCCCACTCAAACACAACCCTCACGACGAAAAAGTAGTATCGGTGAGTTAAGGAAAACTCTTACATCAGGTTCTACTGAACAAGCTCAAAAAGCTGCTGAAACAATGGTCAGAATCGAAAATTTAAAGGGTATGCTGGTAAGATTTGATGGAACTGTATCTGCAAATCCTAATCAATTGGAATTGGCATCGAAAACGAAATTAGATAGTAAACAGTATCGGGAAATCGTTGAAGCAATCATGGAATTAGAATCACACAACGTTACGGAGATTAGTTGGACTGCAGAAGTTCCAAAAGCGAAAGCCGAACCAGATTCCGATAAGACAGAAAAAGAAAACATAAAAGTCACAAGATCGACCAAGGAAATTCTTCAAAAGGTGATCACTAAAAAAAATGGACGCAAAGCCATTGCCAAAAATACGAGTTTGTTCAATAGTTTTCGCAACGATACTCTGGATTCTGTGAAGAAATACTCGCCAGAAATTGCAATGGCTCTCGAAAAAATGCCGATAACGTCTGAAAAACAAAAGAAAGCCTTTCTTCAATCCGCTGTCAAAGCCAGGGAATTAGCTGCCAATTATGATTCGGTAGTGCGCAATTTTGAAATAAAAGAGGAAGATAAATCCAAGCCGGATACATCAAGTGTTTCAATAAGCACTACCCCTCCTAGTGCCCTCCAAACAAAGAACATTTTAAAAGAAATTTTCGCTACAGAGGTTTCCTACGTTAAAGGTCTATACTCTCTTACTGAAAAAACCTGGGGTGTAGATGGCAAAGCGATGAATATCTTTGAAAGAATGGAGCACGAAGGACTGATCTCTTCTTATGAATCGAGTATTTTGCAAGCACATCTTGACACATGTCTGGAACAATCAATGCTCACACTTTGCGAACTTTCAGGAATTCCTTATCCCAAAAACTCAGACCTTCAATCAACTCTAAAGTCTGCAGAAGAAGCATTTAAGCGTTTACCCCCTGAAGATCAACTTAAAAACTGTATTCATGCCTTCAGAAAGGAAAGACAAAAAGAGATCATATCCGAAATCTCTTGTATGGCAATCAAGCACAAACAAGTGATTCAGATCATGGAAAACACCCTTAAGAAAAAAGAAGCTCAACCTCTTATGGGAGATTTCACACAGCGGCCAACTAATATGGGTAAAGATATCGGAGCCTTTTTGATAACGCCTATACAAAGAGGACCAAGATATCAGTTATTTATGAAAGAGCTTGTAAAACACTCTCCTGAAGGCTCAGAGGCGCTCAAATTACTTCAAGGAGAGCTCTCAGCCATTGAAGAGAGCATTGGCCGCCTAAATAGTTATATCCCAAAATAA
- a CDS encoding insulinase family protein: MALNKIGDTYNAFKLKRLVPLPEINCLLREIEHEPSGAKVLHIENNDPENVFCLSFRTIPETSNGVAHILEHTVLCGSKKFPVKDPFFSMTRRSLNTFMNAFTGDDFTCYPAASQVPQDFYNLLEVYLDAVFHPNLKEYSFLQEGHRLEFSIPEDPSSPLEYKGIVYNEMKGAMASPDQRLYNAIDHALFPDLTYSVNSGGDPMVIPELTYEELKAFHSKFYHPSRCLFYFYGNLPVERHLDFIQKNILSGVEKVEPIPHLSRQKRFQEEKSKEIGYPFSRDEDPSEQAMAAFGWLTCGILEQETTLALEIITLVLFGTDAAPLKKALLKSGLCKQVFASVGDDNSEIPVSIVVKGCNPDNIQKLKILIKEKLQEIAEQGLSDTLIQSALHQVEFHRSEITGDHYPYGLSLFLRCGLLMQHGGNPESSLLVHSLCDDLLAKLKKNPRYLSELITKHFIHNPHFVSILAAPDPELNNKERELEEKKLKEKEIALDDSQKEFLVKRAAELSAFQKEQEEINIDILPKISLKDVPKNSMNFPLEQEAFNNFTLYHHDCFTNEIIYSDLVFPLPRIEEQELPFLRLFTLLLPQLGCGGRSYIENLEYIQAHTGGISVSETLNAQISDPSLLDPYLTIEGKALKRNQGKLFKLLREMTTSTDFTDASRIKEVLVKHFTGMQSKFTQNALRYAMGLSTSPFSPANRINQVMGGLTYYHFLKELMENLDSRLESLITSLQSLQNRLLGAGSPHLVLSCSASDYEALKKEHCYGLCEIETKEAAHWITNHQIPKVESQGRIIASPVAFTSTATRSIPYKHPDTPAITAAAKMFDNLILHPQIREKGGAYGAGAINHATQGTFTFYTYRDPCIASSLDAFALSVQKIAEGSFSEEDLEEAKLEIIQGLDSPISPGSRAYTAYSWLRSGKSLEIRQQYRNQVLSLTREQVKEAVKTHLAPQMQESVTVVFAEKELLESENRKFQSLNKPLLPIFST, translated from the coding sequence ATGGCTTTGAATAAGATCGGCGACACCTACAACGCATTTAAACTGAAAAGATTAGTCCCTCTTCCGGAAATCAATTGCCTGTTAAGAGAAATTGAACACGAACCCTCTGGAGCAAAAGTTCTCCACATCGAAAACAACGATCCGGAAAATGTGTTTTGCCTCTCCTTCCGCACCATCCCCGAAACTTCAAACGGGGTTGCGCACATTCTAGAGCACACAGTGCTCTGCGGTTCAAAAAAATTCCCTGTTAAAGACCCGTTCTTCTCCATGACCAGACGCAGCCTCAACACCTTTATGAACGCCTTTACGGGAGACGACTTCACCTGTTATCCTGCCGCATCCCAAGTCCCTCAGGATTTTTACAATCTTTTAGAAGTCTACTTAGATGCGGTTTTTCATCCCAATCTCAAAGAATACAGTTTCCTTCAAGAAGGGCATCGACTTGAGTTTTCCATCCCCGAAGACCCTTCAAGCCCTCTAGAATATAAAGGGATCGTCTACAACGAAATGAAAGGCGCCATGGCCTCTCCGGATCAAAGGTTGTACAATGCGATCGACCACGCTCTATTTCCCGATTTGACCTATAGCGTCAACTCCGGAGGAGACCCCATGGTGATTCCGGAACTTACCTACGAAGAACTTAAAGCTTTCCACAGCAAATTCTACCATCCCAGCCGCTGCCTCTTCTATTTTTACGGAAATCTCCCTGTTGAGCGCCACCTTGATTTTATTCAAAAAAACATCCTCTCAGGAGTGGAAAAAGTTGAACCGATCCCCCATCTTTCTAGACAAAAGCGATTTCAAGAAGAGAAAAGCAAAGAGATCGGCTACCCCTTTTCACGCGATGAAGATCCTTCCGAGCAAGCAATGGCGGCTTTCGGGTGGCTAACCTGCGGGATTTTGGAGCAAGAAACCACATTAGCGCTAGAAATCATTACTCTTGTTCTCTTCGGAACAGACGCAGCGCCGCTTAAAAAAGCACTTTTAAAATCAGGCTTGTGCAAGCAAGTCTTTGCAAGCGTTGGCGACGATAACAGCGAAATTCCTGTATCGATCGTTGTCAAAGGGTGCAATCCTGACAATATCCAGAAGTTGAAAATTCTTATCAAAGAAAAGTTGCAGGAGATCGCAGAGCAAGGCCTCTCTGACACTCTTATCCAAAGCGCCCTGCATCAGGTAGAATTCCACCGCAGCGAGATCACCGGCGATCATTACCCTTACGGTCTTTCCCTTTTTTTACGCTGCGGCCTCTTGATGCAACACGGTGGAAATCCGGAGAGCAGCCTTCTCGTTCATTCCCTCTGCGATGACTTGCTCGCAAAACTCAAAAAAAATCCTCGCTACCTAAGTGAACTGATCACAAAGCACTTCATCCACAATCCTCATTTTGTCTCCATCCTTGCCGCTCCTGATCCTGAGTTAAACAATAAAGAAAGGGAGTTGGAAGAAAAAAAACTGAAAGAAAAAGAAATTGCTCTTGATGATTCTCAAAAGGAGTTTCTCGTCAAACGCGCAGCAGAGCTCTCCGCCTTTCAAAAAGAGCAGGAAGAGATCAATATCGATATCCTCCCCAAGATTTCTCTCAAAGATGTGCCAAAAAATTCTATGAATTTTCCTCTTGAACAAGAGGCCTTCAACAACTTTACCCTGTACCACCACGACTGTTTCACCAATGAGATCATCTACAGCGACCTGGTCTTCCCTCTTCCACGTATTGAAGAGCAAGAGCTCCCCTTTTTACGCTTATTTACGCTTCTCCTTCCTCAATTGGGCTGCGGCGGCCGCTCCTACATTGAGAATTTGGAGTATATTCAAGCACATACTGGCGGCATCAGCGTGTCGGAAACCCTCAATGCTCAGATAAGTGATCCCAGCTTGCTGGATCCTTATCTTACCATCGAAGGGAAAGCATTAAAGAGAAACCAAGGCAAGCTGTTCAAGCTGCTGCGAGAAATGACAACATCCACCGATTTTACCGATGCCTCTCGCATCAAAGAGGTGCTCGTTAAACATTTTACCGGCATGCAAAGCAAATTTACTCAAAACGCTCTTCGCTACGCCATGGGACTTTCCACATCCCCATTCAGCCCCGCAAATCGGATCAACCAAGTAATGGGAGGCTTAACTTACTATCATTTTCTAAAAGAACTGATGGAAAACCTCGATTCCCGCCTGGAATCGTTGATTACATCTTTGCAATCACTTCAAAATCGATTGCTTGGAGCCGGATCTCCCCACTTGGTGCTTTCCTGCAGCGCCTCCGACTATGAAGCGTTGAAAAAAGAGCATTGTTACGGCCTTTGCGAAATAGAAACCAAGGAAGCTGCTCACTGGATAACTAATCATCAAATTCCAAAAGTAGAATCGCAAGGACGAATCATCGCTTCCCCTGTTGCCTTCACATCGACAGCAACCAGGAGCATCCCCTATAAACACCCCGATACTCCTGCCATTACCGCAGCAGCCAAAATGTTCGACAATCTGATCCTACATCCTCAAATTCGGGAAAAAGGAGGCGCCTATGGAGCAGGTGCGATCAATCATGCCACACAAGGAACATTCACTTTTTACACCTATCGCGATCCTTGCATCGCCTCTTCTCTAGACGCTTTTGCGCTTTCTGTACAAAAAATTGCTGAAGGCAGCTTTTCTGAAGAGGATTTGGAAGAGGCAAAACTGGAAATCATTCAAGGGCTGGACAGCCCCATCAGCCCCGGAAGCCGCGCATACACCGCATATTCTTGGCTTCGCAGCGGCAAATCGCTTGAAATCAGGCAACAGTATCGCAATCAAGTCCTGTCTCTTACTCGAGAGCAGGTCAAAGAAGCAGTTAAAACTCACCTTGCTCCACAAATGCAGGAAAGCGTGACAGTCGTATTTGCAGAAAAAGAGCTTCTTGAATCTGAAAACCGGAAATTTCAAAGCCTAAATAAACCTCTATTACCTATATTTTCCACTTAA
- the cyoC gene encoding cytochrome o ubiquinol oxidase subunit III produces the protein MTDSLIVHHTPEPNPNTSVPDPHQDYFSMRFIGFWVYLMTDCILFATLFITHAVLQANTFGGPSSKDLFDLRLAFGETFVLLISSVTCGLAVLAAVHQRLRTSIAFLGATIALGLSFLTMEISEFHHFISEGHSWTVSAFLSSFFALVGTHGLHITFGLIWASAMICQLFYYGLTIDTFRRLVLFSLFWHFLDLIWIFIFTFVYLIGVI, from the coding sequence ATGACCGACTCATTAATCGTTCACCATACTCCCGAACCAAATCCGAATACCAGCGTCCCCGATCCTCATCAAGACTATTTCTCCATGAGGTTCATTGGATTTTGGGTTTACCTGATGACTGACTGCATCCTTTTTGCCACGCTGTTCATCACCCACGCCGTTTTGCAAGCTAACACCTTTGGAGGCCCTTCGAGCAAAGACCTCTTCGATTTGCGCCTTGCTTTCGGCGAGACCTTTGTCCTGCTGATCAGCAGCGTAACCTGCGGCCTTGCCGTTCTTGCCGCCGTCCATCAACGCTTGCGCACATCGATTGCCTTTTTAGGAGCCACCATTGCCTTAGGTCTTTCGTTCTTAACCATGGAGATTTCGGAATTCCATCACTTTATTTCAGAGGGCCACAGCTGGACCGTCAGCGCATTTCTCTCCTCTTTCTTTGCTTTGGTCGGCACTCACGGACTGCACATCACGTTTGGCCTGATTTGGGCAAGTGCCATGATCTGTCAGCTGTTTTACTATGGGTTGACAATCGACACATTCCGCCGCCTAGTCTTGTTCAGTTTGTTTTGGCATTTTCTTGATTTGATTTGGATCTTCATCTTTACTTTTGTCT